Proteins encoded by one window of Aphis gossypii isolate Hap1 chromosome X, ASM2018417v2, whole genome shotgun sequence:
- the LOC114129475 gene encoding E3 SUMO-protein ligase PIAS1-like, with protein sequence MSMNFTDENYINMLSIYRHCDLQLLLGTFGLNRGGRKSELKDRAIELLRTRPANIDYSTYIAKIYEIYRSMQHELPSNDGMMRRLSQNQQQQRQMIISVGQIQIPPQRMYQPPLRMYQPPHRMYQQPQRMYQPPRRMYQPQQYPQQSMHMVRAGLSQVTPKMQRGMYDNHMSNSIPTNNMVNNNIQYIPAGNYQPSGSSTIVSHQLPPNQKMSIVAQDALGLGTTASRNNSYIPSIETVAQIKFKKLPFYEVIDEVIKPTLLTGTDSCTLLNVPRDTKEATFRHTLSLEHTNAVSSNRYFSDGKYEHRNQYQIRICQLIEPVPNESSDYMPLGLHIRVNMKACPLPPVPPNTRPSNLAESRRTPRPINCTANFKLSPINVNNITINWTPDGKNYVFVLYLVKKLTVDTLIKKLQDKGGRSSEETKNYIIRKIADVDPDLATDTSYRFSLVCPLGKMRMKIPVKSVNCNHLQCFDASTFILMNEKKPTWVCPTCNNPCLYEDLQIQNYFLEVISSATLKDCSKEIEFLADGTWRVYEETKEIHNTNNTSDRVKPIELVDLDSDDESCIEPTTKPRTQESENNLKLSFVDLTLSGDEEPRTEKVKQENEAQAAHAIQPVGVIDLKPQAQVQPQQAVTSSEQGLVIEIDSPSPPSSPTPTTEDS encoded by the exons ATGAGTATGAATTTCACCgacgaaaattatataaatatgctgAGTATTTATCGGCATTGTGATCTACAATTACTATTAGGAACTTTTGGTCTTAATAGAGGGGGCCGAAAATCCGAATTAAAAGATCGAGCAATTGAATTGTTAAGGACTAGACCAGCTAACATTGACTACTCAACATACATagcaaaaatatatgaaatatatcgtTCTATGCAACATGAATTGCCTAGTAATGATGGTATGATGCGCAGATTATCACAAAATCAACAGCAACAAAGGCAAATGATAATATCTGTGGGTCAAATACAGATCCCACCACAAAGAATGTACCAACCACCACTAAGAATGTACCAACCACCACATAGAATGTACCAACAACCACAAAGAATGTACCAACCACCACGAAGAATGTACCAACCGCAACAATATCCTCAACAATCAATGCATATGGTACGAGCTGGATTATCTCAAGTTACGCCCAAAATGCAAAGAGGCATGTATGATAACCACATGTCAAATTCTATTCCTACTAACAATATGGTCAATAATAACATTCAGTATATACCTGCTGGCAATTATCAACCATCCGGATCTAGTACCATAGTGTCACATCAATTACCCCCAAATCAAAAAATGAGTATTGTAGCACAAGATGCATTAGGATTAGGAACAACGGCTAGCAGAAATAATTCTTACATACCATCTATTGAAACTGTAGcccaaataaaattcaaaaagctACCATTTTATGAAGTTATTGATGAAGTCATTAAGCCAACTCTTCTAACTGGAACGGACAGTTGTACATTACTAAACGTTCCTAGAG ataCGAAAGAAGCTACATTCAGACATACTCTGTCACTCGAACACACCAATGCCGTATCTTCGAATCGTTACTTTTCTGATGGAAAATATGAACATCGTAATCAGTACCAAATTCGAATTTGTCAGTTGATAGAGCCTGTGCCTAATGAATCATCAGATTACATGCCTCTTGGACTACACATACGAGTTAATATGAAAGCCTGTCCTTTACCGCCAGTTCCTCCCAATACTCGACCAAGTAATCTGGCTGAATCTAGACGAACTCCAAGGCCAATCAATTGCACTGCAAATTTCAAACTTTCTCCAATCAATGTCAACAACATCACTATTAATTGGACCCCTGATGGAaagaattatgtttttgttttgtatctagtaaaaaaattaacggtagatacattaataaaaaaacttcaagACAAAGGCGGGAGGAGTTCAgaagaaactaaaaattatataattagaaaGATAGCAGATGTTGACCCAGATTTGGCTACTGATACTTCTTATCGCTTTTCTTTGGTGTGTCCACTGGGTAAAATGAGAATGAAGATACCTGTAAAATCTGTTAATTGTAATCACTTACAATGTTTCGATGCAAgtacattcattttaatgaatgaaaaaaaaccaacttGGGTATGCCCAACTTGCAATAATCCATGTTTGTATGAGGatttacaaattcaaaattattttttagaagttATTTCAAGTGCAACACTTAAAGACTGCAGTAAGGAAATTGAATTTTTGGCTGATGGAACATGGAGAGTATATGAAGAAACTAAAGAAATACATAACACCAATAATACTTCTGATAGAGTAAAACCTATTGAATTAGTAGATTTGGATAGTGACGATGAAAGCTGCATTGAGCCAACAACTAAACCTAGAACTCAAGAATCTGAAAACAACTTAAAGTTATCTTTTGTCGATCTGACATTAAGTGGTGATGAAGAACCACGAACAGAAAAAGTTAAACAGGAAAATGAAGCCCAAGCAGCTCATGCTATTCAACCGGTCGgtgtaattgatttaaaaccaCAAGCTCAAGTACAGCCGCAACAAGCTGTTACCAGTTCTGAACAAGGATTAGTAATTGAAATAGACAGTCCATCCCCTCCTTCAAGTCCTACCCCTACGACTGAAGActcctaa